AGTTTTAACGAGCAGTATAATGTAGAGGTGCATACGCATACGCTTGTTGCTACCATCGACAAGGAGGCTCATGTTGTTAAAACTGTTGATAGCCGTAGCGGAGAGCAAAGAACTTTTGAGTATACCAAGCTCATTTTAGCACAAGGTGGTCGACCAATTAAGCCAGAACTACCGGGTGCCGATCAGGACCATGTTTTTACCTTATGGACGCTCGAGGATATGGACAAAATTTCCAACTTCCTTGAAGATCATAAGCCCCAAACAGCCGTTGTAGTTGGAGGTGGATTCATTGGACTTGAAATGGTGGAGGCCCTAGTTAAACGTGGTTTAACCGTAAATGTGGTAGAGATGATGCCGCATGTAATGGCAATAATGGAGGCCGAAACGGCAGGCTTTATCGAAAACGAAATGCTGTCGTACGGTGTTGGCATTAATACGGGTGCTAGCGTAGTTGAGATTGGATCCAAAACGGTAGGACTCGACAATGGCAAGGTGCTTAATGCCGATATGGTTATTCTTTCAATAGGAGTTCGTCCTACACTTCAGCTTGCTAAGGATGCAGGACTTAAAGTTGGAGAAGCAGGTGGTTTGCTAGTAAACGAACAGCTGCAAACTTCCGATCCAGACATTTATGCTGCAGGCGACATGGTGGAGATTGAGCATCGCGTTTTGGGTAAAAAAGTACGCATACCTTTAGCCGGACCAGCAAATCGCCAAGGACGAATTGCAGCCGAAAATGCACTGGGGGGAGCTCATTCCTACAAAGGCTCAATTGGAACATCGGTGGTGCGTGTTTTCGAAGCTGTTGCCGGAACAACAGGCTTGTCGTTAAAGCAGGCCCGTGCCGCAGGTATCGATGCAGATGCTGTTGTAGTGCACAAGGAGCACCATACATCGTACTATCCAGGTTCCGAAACGGTATCTACCATGCTGGTATACGATAGAAAATCGGGGGTTGTACTAGGAGGACAAGCAGCCGGTTATAAGGGTGCCGATAAACGTTTGGATGTTATTGCTACTGCCACTGCCGCTAAGCTTACCGTAAGCGATTTAGCTGATATCGATTTTGCCTATTCGCCTCCAATTGGTACGGCAAACGACGCTATTAATATGGCGGCCTATACGGCAGAGAATAGGATGTCGGGTTTTAGCCCATCGGTAACAGCATCGGAGTTAGATGAATACTTTGCAGGAAAGAATCCTGTTATTATAGATGTACGCGACTTCTTTGCCTTTGAGAAAAGCCATGTTGAAGGTGCGCTAAACATACCTCTAGAGATTCTTCCTCAGCAGCTCGCATCTATTCCTGCCAATCGCCCTATTGCCGTATACGACGAGACCGGCAAAAAAGGTCATCAAGCGCTACGAACGCTAGTGGGAGCAGGATTTAGGAATGTAACCAACCTGTCGGGAGGGCACACCTCGCTTCAACGCCATGCAAGGGCTATTGGGTTTAAGACCATCAAAGTAGGACTTCTACCTATTCAACCGAAATCGGTAGAGGAGGAAGCGGAAGCGGTTGAGAAAAAGGTAGAGGTGAAGGCTATCGACTCCAATACTCCCATTGTAGTTGATGTTCGTACGCCACAAGAATTCGCACACGGAGCCTACCCTAAGGCGATTAACATTCCTCTGGATGAGTTGCAAATGCGAGTTGACGAGCTGGGAAACCCTTCAAGATCTATTACGCTTTACTGCGCATCTGGTGCACGTTCGGCCTACGGACAGCGAATTCTACAGCAGCTAGGCTTCACCAATGTAAGTAACGGAGGTGGAATTATGCAGATGATGCTTCGAAGGTAAGCGTGGAGCCGTCATAAAGCAACCTATAACGGATATCTTAATAAGGCTGGAGTTTATTGCTTCCAGCCTTACTTTTGGGGAATAGATCAGGACTTAGATTTGTACATCGTACCAGCCATCGTCAGCGCTGTTGTTCTGCTGCCTTTCGTTATAGGCAGCAACAAACTCCATGATGGAGTGCTTGGCATCCGGTCGTCTAAATGCCGATGTGGCAGCCATAAGCCAACTGTTGTAGTCCTTCAGCTCCCGCTTGTCCCTTAATATGCGACTTTGGGCAATGTTTAGGGGCATACTCGAGTAAACTGCAACAGCGCCATACTTGGGCGAATGCAGCAGCTCCACCTTCTCCTTCTCAAGATCTTCAGCCTGCTGCTTTAGAACATCGAGGTACACCTGCAGCTTTTCGTCGGTAAACTGCTGAAGATTTTCAGTGGTTTTATAGATCCACTCTATCTCTAGTGCAAGGAGCGTTTGCAGATCTTGCTGCTCATAAGCCGCAATTACCCTTTTCATCACCTCCTCTTTCTCTATTCTTGCTACATCATCCATCTCGCCATCGGGGTGCACAACCTTAGCAAGTGAAATATAGATGGTGCGAATGCTGCGCTGCTTCAGCTCTTCTTCCGCCTTTTTAGCCATCTCTTTCTGGCGCTGCCTCTTACTTCTCTGATGGCACTCCTGCCAGAAATGCTGCCTTTCCTGCTCTATTTGAACTTTCATGCGCTGCTTAAACTGGGCAAACCCTTCGGTGGAATCCTCGATATCCTCCACATCGATATATACGTCGTAGCGGTCACGCATCATATCGGCAAACATCTCCTTAGCCCTATGCAGCTGCTGGTTAAACTTAGCACGGCAGCTATTTTCTGCCCATCTATCGTAGAATTCCTCAAGTTCGGCATTAATATCGATATCGCCGAAGGCCTCCTCGCAAAGCGAGACAATAGCCTCACCGATGGCGTTGTAGTGCCTGCTCGAAAAGCTGATTCGCTCAGTAGCACGGGCTAGCACTTTTGCCAGCTTTATGCGCGATTCAGCAATTCGGGGGTATTGAGGCGCAATCTTATCCCCA
This sequence is a window from Acetobacteroides hydrogenigenes. Protein-coding genes within it:
- a CDS encoding FAD-dependent oxidoreductase, with translation MKEEKVVIIGGVASGATAAAKVRRISPNAKIVMLEAGPDISFANCGLPYYISGDIKSRSKLILQSPESFNEQYNVEVHTHTLVATIDKEAHVVKTVDSRSGEQRTFEYTKLILAQGGRPIKPELPGADQDHVFTLWTLEDMDKISNFLEDHKPQTAVVVGGGFIGLEMVEALVKRGLTVNVVEMMPHVMAIMEAETAGFIENEMLSYGVGINTGASVVEIGSKTVGLDNGKVLNADMVILSIGVRPTLQLAKDAGLKVGEAGGLLVNEQLQTSDPDIYAAGDMVEIEHRVLGKKVRIPLAGPANRQGRIAAENALGGAHSYKGSIGTSVVRVFEAVAGTTGLSLKQARAAGIDADAVVVHKEHHTSYYPGSETVSTMLVYDRKSGVVLGGQAAGYKGADKRLDVIATATAAKLTVSDLADIDFAYSPPIGTANDAINMAAYTAENRMSGFSPSVTASELDEYFAGKNPVIIDVRDFFAFEKSHVEGALNIPLEILPQQLASIPANRPIAVYDETGKKGHQALRTLVGAGFRNVTNLSGGHTSLQRHARAIGFKTIKVGLLPIQPKSVEEEAEAVEKKVEVKAIDSNTPIVVDVRTPQEFAHGAYPKAINIPLDELQMRVDELGNPSRSITLYCASGARSAYGQRILQQLGFTNVSNGGGIMQMMLRR
- a CDS encoding regulator of G-protein signaling domain-containing protein, coding for MPSKYCKDKIRSKYELQIVPKEQKVLSKKQQAFNRLTQRIESLKQDIREDSSKLDILMELYGDKIAPQYPRIAESRIKLAKVLARATERISFSSRHYNAIGEAIVSLCEEAFGDIDINAELEEFYDRWAENSCRAKFNQQLHRAKEMFADMMRDRYDVYIDVEDIEDSTEGFAQFKQRMKVQIEQERQHFWQECHQRSKRQRQKEMAKKAEEELKQRSIRTIYISLAKVVHPDGEMDDVARIEKEEVMKRVIAAYEQQDLQTLLALEIEWIYKTTENLQQFTDEKLQVYLDVLKQQAEDLEKEKVELLHSPKYGAVAVYSSMPLNIAQSRILRDKRELKDYNSWLMAATSAFRRPDAKHSIMEFVAAYNERQQNNSADDGWYDVQI